A genomic stretch from Bacillus sp. N1-1 includes:
- a CDS encoding aspartate aminotransferase family protein codes for MTKRTHLIKPLLGMDYAVISHGKGIYLYDEEGHAFIDGCSGAVTANIGHAVPEIKEAMVAQADQVSFVYRSQFTSTSAEQLAERLCQSAPGDLDWVFFVNSGSEAMETALKIAVQYWQELGRPTKNRIISRWMSYHGITMGALSMSGHVIRRSRFNAMLEHYPALSPPYCYRCSFHDHCPNCSKQYALEFEQTIQRLGAETIAAFVCEPVIGAAGGAVVPPDRYFHEMKAVCERYDILFIADEVMTGIGRTGKMYAMEHWGVAPDILALGKGMSAGYTPMAATLVSDRIIQVIERGSKVVLSGHTFSANPLSSAICLAVLDYIDKNDVVQNASKSGAFLITGLKELQAQYPIIGDVRGLGLLTAIEFVQDQVTKEPFSLQHEITNRFIRKCYEAGLLVYTAAGGLNGTAGDAVIVAPPLVIKEHEVHLLLSKLNVGLIELEKELEAEGLYQKRSIS; via the coding sequence ATGACGAAAAGAACCCACTTGATCAAACCTTTGCTTGGGATGGATTATGCTGTTATTTCTCACGGAAAAGGAATTTATTTATACGATGAAGAAGGTCATGCCTTTATTGATGGATGCTCAGGGGCTGTCACTGCGAACATTGGGCATGCCGTTCCAGAAATTAAAGAAGCGATGGTGGCGCAGGCAGATCAGGTATCATTTGTGTATCGATCGCAGTTTACAAGCACTTCAGCTGAGCAACTCGCAGAACGTCTTTGTCAGTCTGCACCGGGTGACCTTGACTGGGTGTTTTTTGTGAACAGTGGATCTGAAGCGATGGAAACGGCTTTAAAAATAGCTGTGCAGTACTGGCAGGAATTGGGTCGTCCAACGAAGAACAGAATCATATCACGGTGGATGAGCTACCATGGAATTACAATGGGAGCGCTATCGATGTCAGGTCATGTGATTCGTAGAAGTCGGTTTAATGCGATGCTTGAACACTATCCAGCGCTATCGCCTCCTTATTGTTACCGATGCTCTTTCCATGATCATTGCCCAAATTGCTCGAAACAATATGCATTGGAATTTGAACAAACCATTCAACGGCTAGGTGCCGAAACGATCGCAGCCTTTGTTTGTGAGCCTGTGATTGGTGCAGCTGGAGGAGCTGTGGTACCACCTGATCGTTATTTTCATGAAATGAAAGCCGTTTGTGAGCGCTATGACATTCTCTTTATCGCGGATGAAGTTATGACAGGTATAGGTCGAACAGGGAAGATGTATGCAATGGAACACTGGGGAGTTGCCCCAGATATTTTAGCGCTCGGTAAAGGAATGAGTGCCGGTTACACACCGATGGCCGCAACGCTAGTATCGGATCGAATTATTCAAGTCATTGAACGAGGATCAAAGGTCGTCTTAAGTGGGCATACGTTTAGTGCAAACCCATTATCATCCGCTATTTGTCTTGCTGTTCTCGACTATATCGATAAAAACGATGTTGTTCAAAATGCTTCCAAAAGTGGGGCTTTTCTTATAACAGGATTAAAAGAGTTACAAGCACAATATCCCATTATCGGAGATGTGAGAGGGCTTGGCTTACTAACGGCCATTGAATTTGTTCAAGATCAAGTGACAAAAGAGCCGTTTTCGCTTCAACATGAAATAACGAATCGTTTTATTCGGAAATGTTATGAAGCTGGTCTTCTAGTATATACAGCTGCGGGTGGCTTAAACGGGACAGCTGGTGACGCTGTCATTGTGGCGCCTCCGCTTGTGATTAAAGAACATGAAGTTCACCTTCTCCTATCCAAGCTGAACGTAGGATTAATTGAATTGGAGAAGGAACTTGAAGCAGAAGGACTCTACCAAAAGCGCTCGATAAGCTGA
- a CDS encoding IDEAL domain-containing protein has translation MNNHHKSYKDNMKQRAMKKKQEQETFELELYAQLILDEAVFTFQEERYQQTIDQALDRRDEKAFEEASRQYVAFLRSYKQELHFD, from the coding sequence ATGAACAATCATCATAAGTCGTATAAAGACAATATGAAACAACGTGCTATGAAAAAGAAACAAGAACAGGAAACGTTTGAGTTGGAATTGTACGCCCAATTAATCCTTGATGAAGCCGTCTTTACTTTCCAGGAAGAACGTTATCAACAAACCATTGATCAAGCTCTAGACCGACGAGACGAGAAGGCATTTGAAGAAGCGTCAAGACAGTATGTTGCGTTTCTCCGTTCTTACAAACAGGAGCTTCATTTCGACTGA
- a CDS encoding 5'-3' exonuclease H3TH domain-containing protein, translated as MGRLILIDGFNLLSRGYFATAYGKSEEQLSKTSEGLFTNALRVKLQKIMSLINDYEPTHFVVTWDVKRNEVKRKALYEDYKGTRDDLPAPLIQQYETAVNLFNATGIPQMSVEGFEADDVIGTLSDRWTKEGHGDCYIYSNDKDLLQLLNPAVSQIIAVRKEGDRVYTEEHFKTEYGITPNQWIDVKALLGDKSDNIPGVAGVGDKAALPLIQHYGSVQGLYESIGVLDSKYNRYRKKLTEGEELAKLSLELVTIERAIPELDLYSFAECKLDLDVNQMKSELDKLGLRIRM; from the coding sequence ATGGGAAGACTAATCTTAATTGATGGGTTTAATTTATTAAGTAGGGGTTATTTTGCAACCGCATATGGAAAGTCAGAAGAGCAGCTTTCAAAAACTTCTGAAGGACTTTTCACAAATGCTTTAAGAGTTAAGCTACAAAAAATAATGTCTCTTATCAATGATTATGAACCAACGCATTTTGTTGTTACATGGGACGTAAAACGAAATGAAGTAAAGCGTAAAGCGCTATATGAAGACTATAAAGGTACAAGAGATGATCTGCCAGCTCCTCTTATTCAGCAATATGAAACAGCCGTGAATTTGTTTAATGCAACAGGAATTCCCCAGATGAGTGTAGAAGGATTTGAAGCGGACGATGTTATCGGCACACTTTCAGATAGGTGGACAAAAGAAGGGCATGGTGATTGTTACATCTACAGTAACGATAAGGACTTACTTCAGCTTTTAAATCCTGCCGTCTCACAAATCATCGCGGTTCGAAAAGAAGGCGACCGGGTATATACAGAAGAGCATTTTAAAACAGAGTATGGCATTACTCCTAATCAGTGGATTGATGTGAAAGCTCTCTTAGGTGATAAGAGTGATAATATCCCAGGTGTTGCTGGTGTAGGAGACAAAGCAGCTTTACCACTTATTCAGCACTATGGATCGGTTCAAGGTTTGTATGAAAGTATTGGTGTACTAGACAGTAAATATAATCGTTATCGAAAAAAACTGACTGAGGGTGAGGAACTGGCGAAATTAAGTTTAGAGCTCGTTACAATAGAGCGCGCCATTCCTGAACTTGATCTTTATTCTTTTGCGGAGTGCAAGTTAGATCTTGATGTTAACCAAATGAAATCCGAGCTCGATAAGCTAGGGTTACGCATCCGTATGTAA
- a CDS encoding reverse transcriptase-like protein — protein MDVIVKWKYKTPRGISSWMTSDEMPFNEAMLMARDIAKTGRSIDLYFLDNRGTKWSVKELETYMTKKQERPASIEIIFDGSFDKQTKKAGCGAVIYYYEGRKRKRIRINKALDYLENNNEAEYAALWLGLQEIKTIDVEDTEILIKGDSQVVINQLAGEWAVYEPLFTRWMDRIEDTLQQLRLQPVYKHISRDENKEAHRLAKQALNGTEISSSIELDNE, from the coding sequence ATGGATGTAATTGTAAAATGGAAATACAAAACGCCTAGAGGCATTTCCTCCTGGATGACGTCTGATGAAATGCCGTTTAATGAAGCGATGCTAATGGCGCGGGATATTGCTAAAACGGGTCGCTCCATTGATTTATACTTTTTAGATAACAGAGGTACAAAATGGTCTGTGAAAGAATTGGAAACATATATGACCAAAAAACAAGAACGCCCTGCTTCCATCGAAATTATTTTTGATGGTAGCTTTGATAAACAGACAAAGAAGGCTGGTTGTGGCGCAGTCATTTATTATTATGAGGGAAGAAAACGAAAGCGGATTCGTATCAATAAAGCGCTGGACTATCTTGAGAACAATAATGAAGCCGAATATGCAGCTTTATGGCTAGGTCTTCAGGAAATTAAAACGATTGATGTAGAAGATACGGAAATTCTGATTAAAGGGGATTCTCAAGTTGTCATCAACCAACTTGCAGGCGAGTGGGCTGTATATGAACCGCTCTTCACGAGATGGATGGATCGAATTGAAGATACGCTCCAACAACTTAGACTGCAACCGGTGTACAAGCATATTTCTCGGGATGAAAATAAAGAAGCTCATCGCTTAGCGAAGCAAGCGTTGAATGGAACAGAAATTAGTAGTTCAATTGAGCTGGATAACGAATAA
- a CDS encoding YokU family protein has protein sequence MICKWCEQQGAFETLDKGYWELPDGSRAVEISDLPSIQCSDCGMCYQTDELVGDVEEQLMLIDTSKLPPSFSYKELMSQERLLKKNYFDINRYPL, from the coding sequence ATGATCTGTAAATGGTGCGAGCAACAGGGCGCATTTGAAACGCTTGATAAAGGGTATTGGGAGCTCCCAGACGGATCTAGAGCTGTAGAAATAAGTGATTTGCCGTCAATTCAATGTAGTGACTGCGGAATGTGTTACCAAACGGACGAATTAGTTGGTGATGTGGAGGAACAGCTTATGCTAATTGATACGTCGAAATTACCTCCTTCTTTTTCCTACAAAGAATTAATGAGTCAGGAGCGACTTTTAAAGAAAAACTATTTTGACATTAATCGCTATCCGCTTTAA
- a CDS encoding peptidase, which produces MDDHQNSGINLLQRFVQCDSVQGNEAEVQRLVEAELEQLEMKVDRFFPGPETINHPAFCANRTDFSQSPNIIGVWSGSGGGRSLLLNGHIDVVPPGSRSDWEEDPYSGLVKDGRIFGRGATDMKGGNTSMLLALKCIKELGIVLKGDVIFESVVEEESGGTGTLAAIERGYQADAALIPEPTKMKIFPKQQGSMWFRLNVSGRGAHGGTRYEGVSAIEKTMLVLTAIQKLEQKRNDAITDPLYQNIPIPVPINIGKISGGDWPSSVPDQVVVEGRMGVIPGEELDHAKEEMTRALREVDDAWLSENPVGIEWFGARWLPGEVDEDHPLVTIIRRRYKEITGEEVVVEASPWGTDGGLLQEVGQTPSIVFGPGETAVAHFPNEYIEIEKMMLAAELYVHIIMEWCGFND; this is translated from the coding sequence ATGGACGATCATCAAAATAGCGGCATAAACCTGCTTCAACGATTTGTGCAGTGTGATAGTGTACAGGGGAATGAAGCAGAAGTGCAGCGCCTTGTGGAAGCTGAACTCGAACAATTAGAAATGAAAGTCGATCGCTTCTTTCCAGGACCTGAGACGATCAATCATCCTGCCTTTTGTGCAAACCGTACTGATTTTTCGCAAAGTCCTAATATCATCGGCGTTTGGAGCGGCAGTGGTGGTGGTCGATCCCTCCTATTAAATGGCCACATTGACGTAGTACCACCGGGGAGTAGGAGCGATTGGGAAGAGGATCCCTATAGTGGCTTAGTGAAGGATGGTCGGATATTTGGAAGAGGCGCCACGGATATGAAAGGCGGAAATACATCTATGCTTCTTGCCTTAAAATGCATAAAAGAATTAGGAATTGTATTAAAAGGCGATGTTATTTTTGAAAGCGTTGTTGAAGAAGAAAGTGGTGGAACAGGTACGCTTGCGGCGATTGAGCGCGGATATCAAGCGGATGCGGCGCTTATTCCTGAGCCTACTAAAATGAAAATTTTTCCGAAGCAACAGGGGTCAATGTGGTTTCGCTTAAACGTAAGCGGTCGAGGCGCGCACGGGGGAACTCGGTATGAAGGGGTTTCAGCGATTGAGAAAACGATGTTAGTCCTTACAGCAATACAGAAGCTCGAGCAAAAACGAAATGACGCGATTACGGACCCCCTTTATCAAAATATACCAATCCCTGTTCCGATTAATATCGGAAAAATTTCTGGTGGGGACTGGCCATCTTCAGTGCCTGATCAGGTAGTTGTCGAAGGGAGAATGGGGGTTATTCCTGGTGAAGAGCTAGATCATGCAAAAGAAGAAATGACGCGTGCGTTAAGGGAAGTGGACGACGCCTGGTTATCGGAAAACCCAGTAGGGATCGAATGGTTTGGAGCGAGATGGCTTCCTGGTGAAGTAGATGAAGATCATCCTCTCGTTACGATTATTCGTCGTAGATACAAGGAGATAACAGGAGAAGAAGTGGTTGTTGAAGCATCTCCTTGGGGGACGGATGGAGGCTTATTACAAGAAGTAGGACAGACGCCTTCCATTGTGTTTGGTCCTGGCGAGACGGCTGTTGCTCATTTTCCTAATGAATACATTGAGATTGAGAAGATGATGCTAGCGGCAGAACTTTATGTTCATATTATAATGGAATGGTGCGGGTTTAACGATTAA
- a CDS encoding CoA transferase subunit A, whose amino-acid sequence MRSKTCDLSELDILKDNMTIMCGGFGGVGSPPSLIEWILDSGIKNITLICNDAGFPWIGPGKLVTEKRVSTLIASHIGSNPEAGKQMHRGELNVQFYPQGTLAEKIRAGGMGLGGILVDVGLGTSVEEGKEKTFVQGKEYMIDPALTADLSIVACKQADLYGNLLYDQSARNTNPLVAQAGDLTIAEASEIVQIGELDPEQIVTQGVFVDYVIKSKGVDWKWVWELKREG is encoded by the coding sequence ATGCGAAGTAAGACATGCGATTTGTCTGAACTAGATATTTTGAAAGATAACATGACCATCATGTGCGGTGGTTTTGGGGGAGTCGGTTCACCGCCATCGCTTATTGAATGGATACTAGATTCCGGCATTAAAAACATCACCCTGATTTGTAACGATGCTGGATTCCCTTGGATAGGACCGGGCAAGCTTGTAACAGAAAAAAGGGTTTCAACACTCATTGCCTCGCATATTGGATCTAATCCTGAAGCGGGGAAGCAAATGCATCGAGGAGAACTCAATGTTCAATTTTATCCCCAGGGTACGCTTGCAGAGAAAATTCGCGCAGGTGGAATGGGACTTGGTGGGATATTAGTCGATGTAGGGCTTGGAACATCCGTTGAAGAGGGAAAAGAAAAGACATTTGTCCAGGGGAAGGAATATATGATTGACCCTGCTTTAACGGCAGATCTATCGATTGTTGCCTGTAAGCAAGCTGATTTATACGGGAACTTGCTTTATGATCAAAGCGCACGGAATACGAATCCGCTTGTGGCACAGGCTGGTGATCTAACGATAGCGGAAGCGTCTGAAATCGTCCAAATAGGTGAGCTTGATCCTGAACAAATTGTGACGCAAGGTGTTTTCGTTGATTATGTGATCAAAAGCAAAGGGGTTGATTGGAAATGGGTATGGGAGCTGAAACGAGAAGGTTAA
- the ablB gene encoding putative beta-lysine N-acetyltransferase — MNQKQLEAVEQVYRDVDYTFTCTLDRFNERIRVDHYDGNLRSIAAHIQSIFTNEYTKCIVKGKSEHVPFFLSECYTYEGVIQSYYSGSDAHLMTLYNGAWRRNSQTWLEEDQLLASVRRKLVSPLKEKPLMRKGTEADAEKLAALYQKVFAVYPTPMDNPNYIKKVMRSDTIFFLIEENDRIVSAASAEVNRTYKNAEMTDCATLPKYRKGGTMRHLIMALEQELLRENIYYAYSIARSRSYGMNAVLHQLDYKYGGRLVNNVKIFQDWENMNLWSKLLIKSAE, encoded by the coding sequence GTGAATCAAAAACAATTAGAAGCAGTGGAACAAGTGTATCGTGATGTGGACTATACGTTTACTTGTACGCTTGATCGCTTTAATGAGCGAATTCGTGTGGATCATTATGATGGTAATCTTCGTTCCATTGCCGCTCACATTCAGAGTATCTTCACGAATGAGTATACAAAATGTATCGTGAAAGGAAAGAGTGAACACGTTCCGTTCTTTCTTTCCGAATGCTACACGTATGAAGGCGTCATTCAATCCTATTATTCAGGCAGTGATGCTCATTTAATGACGTTATATAACGGAGCCTGGCGTCGTAATAGCCAAACGTGGTTGGAAGAGGATCAGCTACTAGCTTCTGTTCGTCGGAAGCTAGTCTCTCCACTTAAGGAAAAGCCACTCATGCGAAAAGGGACGGAAGCAGATGCAGAGAAACTTGCTGCTCTCTATCAAAAGGTGTTTGCCGTTTACCCAACCCCAATGGATAATCCAAACTATATTAAGAAAGTGATGAGAAGTGATACAATTTTCTTTCTGATTGAAGAGAATGACCGGATTGTGAGTGCTGCTTCAGCAGAAGTGAACCGCACCTATAAAAACGCGGAAATGACGGATTGTGCCACTCTCCCAAAATACAGAAAGGGAGGTACGATGCGTCACTTAATTATGGCGTTAGAACAAGAACTGCTTCGAGAAAATATTTATTACGCATACTCGATCGCGAGAAGCCGATCGTATGGAATGAACGCTGTTTTACATCAGCTTGATTATAAATACGGAGGAAGGCTTGTCAATAATGTGAAAATTTTTCAAGATTGGGAGAATATGAATCTTTGGAGTAAGCTTCTTATTAAAAGTGCTGAATAA
- a CDS encoding sigma 54-interacting transcriptional regulator: MRNTLTEGMFEAILESIDEGIHVVDNQGVTIYYNEIAAKHDGLLVEDVLGKHYLEAFPSLSKETSTLSHVLMTRKAIFNKDQTYRNMKGKLISTINTTLPIVVKGHLEGAVEIARDISRIKTLSAKVMELQSKMNKKTAKEFDDGTSYTFDHIRTNDPVFMQVKERAMKASALNSPILVYGETGTGKELIVQSIHNASKRPGPFIAQNCAALPASILESILFGTAKGSFTGAEEREGLFELANGGTLFLDEINSMPIDVQAKLLRVLEDGVIRRVGAGKTRKVDVRIIAAINEEPELALEDRRLRVDLFYRLNVIYLRIPPLRERRGDIPDLIAHFIEKYNTKFQKHIVSIDEKAEFRLYHRSWQGNVRELEHVIQSAMNFAEGDVLVEKDFPMLLSEPMREMGQSLPEILLKTEADLIQRAMKNCLGNVKKAAEQLGIPRQTLQYKLSKHQSQSAE, translated from the coding sequence ATGAGGAATACGTTAACTGAAGGCATGTTTGAAGCCATTTTAGAAAGTATTGATGAGGGCATTCACGTTGTAGATAATCAAGGCGTCACGATTTACTACAATGAAATTGCCGCAAAACACGATGGATTACTAGTAGAAGATGTGTTAGGAAAGCATTATTTAGAAGCGTTTCCTTCTCTTTCAAAAGAAACGAGTACGCTCTCACACGTTCTGATGACGAGAAAAGCGATTTTTAATAAAGATCAAACGTATCGAAATATGAAAGGGAAACTTATCTCAACAATAAATACAACGTTGCCTATTGTCGTTAAAGGCCATCTAGAAGGTGCTGTAGAGATTGCTCGTGACATTTCTCGTATTAAAACGCTATCGGCCAAGGTAATGGAGTTACAATCAAAAATGAACAAGAAAACAGCAAAAGAATTTGATGATGGGACCAGCTATACGTTCGATCATATTCGAACAAATGATCCAGTGTTTATGCAAGTGAAGGAGCGGGCAATGAAAGCTTCAGCTCTAAACTCTCCTATTCTTGTTTATGGTGAAACAGGTACTGGAAAAGAGCTAATTGTGCAGTCAATTCACAATGCTTCTAAACGACCAGGACCATTTATCGCTCAAAACTGTGCCGCCTTACCCGCATCGATTCTCGAGTCAATTCTCTTTGGAACGGCAAAAGGAAGCTTTACTGGTGCGGAGGAAAGAGAAGGTTTATTTGAGCTTGCGAATGGTGGAACGCTTTTTCTTGATGAAATTAATTCGATGCCAATTGATGTTCAAGCAAAGCTACTTCGCGTATTAGAAGATGGGGTGATCCGACGAGTAGGCGCAGGCAAAACAAGAAAAGTGGATGTACGTATCATTGCAGCGATCAATGAAGAACCGGAATTAGCGCTTGAAGACAGGCGCTTACGTGTTGATTTGTTTTATCGTCTAAATGTTATTTACCTTCGAATACCTCCGCTTCGTGAGCGCCGTGGAGACATTCCTGATTTAATTGCTCATTTTATCGAAAAGTATAATACGAAGTTCCAGAAGCACATTGTTTCCATTGATGAGAAAGCAGAGTTCCGATTGTATCATCGAAGTTGGCAGGGAAACGTACGAGAGCTAGAGCATGTAATTCAATCAGCGATGAATTTTGCAGAAGGCGACGTATTAGTTGAAAAGGATTTTCCGATGTTACTTTCAGAACCGATGCGAGAAATGGGGCAGTCGCTTCCAGAAATCTTACTTAAGACTGAGGCAGATCTTATCCAGCGGGCGATGAAAAATTGTCTTGGCAATGTGAAAAAAGCAGCAGAGCAGCTTGGCATTCCTAGACAAACGCTCCAATATAAACTTTCCAAACATCAAAGTCAGAGTGCCGAATAA
- a CDS encoding 3-oxoacid CoA-transferase subunit B, translating to MGMGAETRRLIAQRAAREVTYGMMVNLGIGIPTLVADYIPASMDVMLHTENGILGMGGSPEPGHEDGNLSNAGGYPVTIQPGASFFDSAEAFGMVRRGYLDLTILGALEVSGKGDIANWIVPGKRVPGMGGAIDLAQKAKKVIVLMSHTTKEGNPKIVQECSLPLTVKEGADMIMTERAVMKVEEGKLYLLEVMPGYSLTDVLNATEAHVNVDHVRGETY from the coding sequence ATGGGTATGGGAGCTGAAACGAGAAGGTTAATCGCTCAAAGAGCTGCACGCGAAGTAACATATGGCATGATGGTTAACCTTGGGATCGGTATTCCTACTTTAGTTGCCGACTATATTCCAGCTTCCATGGACGTTATGCTTCATACGGAGAACGGCATTCTTGGCATGGGAGGTAGCCCGGAGCCTGGTCATGAGGACGGCAACCTTTCAAACGCCGGGGGTTATCCTGTCACGATTCAACCCGGTGCTTCTTTTTTTGATAGTGCAGAAGCATTTGGGATGGTAAGAAGGGGATATCTCGATTTAACGATTCTCGGTGCTCTTGAGGTAAGTGGCAAAGGAGACATTGCCAATTGGATTGTTCCGGGAAAAAGGGTTCCGGGTATGGGGGGAGCGATTGATCTTGCCCAAAAAGCTAAGAAAGTAATTGTTTTAATGAGCCATACAACAAAGGAAGGCAATCCTAAAATCGTACAAGAATGCTCCTTACCTTTAACGGTTAAAGAGGGTGCCGATATGATTATGACTGAGCGAGCAGTGATGAAGGTGGAGGAGGGTAAACTTTATCTGTTAGAAGTGATGCCAGGCTACTCCTTGACCGATGTGTTAAACGCTACAGAAGCGCACGTAAATGTTGATCATGTAAGGGGGGAAACGTATTGA
- a CDS encoding zinc-finger domain-containing protein has product MKKKEVMMEVGLILDTYCQDCLLKRVNQHDYGKCHAQRFCITECTVGDELKQLGKHLT; this is encoded by the coding sequence ATGAAGAAAAAAGAAGTGATGATGGAAGTTGGATTAATCCTTGATACATATTGTCAGGATTGCTTATTAAAAAGAGTCAACCAGCATGATTACGGTAAGTGTCACGCCCAGCGATTTTGCATTACCGAATGCACGGTTGGAGATGAATTAAAACAATTAGGCAAACATTTGACATAA
- the ablA gene encoding lysine 2,3-aminomutase: MLMQLYKPGRHWKDIELWKDVTDDQWNDWIWQLTNTIRTLDDLKKVVNLTPDEEEGVKIATKTIPLNITPYYASLMNPDDPRCPVRMQSVPISQEMYKTRYDLEDPLHEDEDSPVPGLTHRYPDRVLFLVTNQCSMYCRYCTRRRFSGQIGMGVPKKQLDEAIQYISNTPEVRDVLISGGDGLLINDKILEYVLKNLRAIPHVEIIRIGTRAPVVFPQRITEDLCNILKKYHPVWLNTHFNTSIEITEESKKACEMLADAGVPVGNQAVILAGINDSVPIMKKLMHDLVKIRVRPYYIYQCDLSEGIGHFRAPVSKGLEIIEGLRGHTSGYAVPTFVVDAPGGGGKIALQPNYMISQSADKVILRNFEGVITSYPEPENYTPGTADTYFNQVYEMKKKPAIGIHSLMTDERFNLVPEGIQRFDRRSKYEQDAAHSSLKDKRDKRDLMKEKKFNAEQQKYKGSEEGEESV; the protein is encoded by the coding sequence ATGCTAATGCAACTTTATAAGCCTGGTCGTCATTGGAAAGACATTGAACTGTGGAAGGATGTAACCGATGATCAATGGAATGATTGGATCTGGCAGCTTACGAATACGATTCGAACGCTAGATGATTTAAAGAAAGTCGTTAATTTAACACCGGACGAAGAAGAAGGTGTCAAGATTGCGACAAAAACCATCCCATTAAACATAACACCTTACTATGCTTCATTAATGAATCCTGATGATCCTCGTTGTCCGGTACGCATGCAGTCAGTGCCAATTTCTCAAGAGATGTATAAAACGAGGTATGACCTTGAAGACCCTCTTCATGAAGATGAAGACTCGCCTGTTCCAGGATTAACGCATCGTTACCCGGATCGCGTTCTTTTTCTAGTAACAAATCAGTGTTCTATGTACTGTCGTTATTGTACGAGAAGGCGCTTTTCTGGGCAAATTGGAATGGGCGTTCCAAAAAAACAGCTGGATGAAGCGATCCAGTACATTTCGAATACGCCTGAAGTGAGGGATGTTCTCATTTCTGGCGGAGATGGGTTATTGATTAATGATAAAATTCTTGAGTACGTTTTGAAAAATTTACGAGCAATTCCACACGTTGAAATTATTCGAATCGGAACGAGAGCGCCTGTCGTCTTTCCACAGCGGATAACGGAAGATTTATGTAATATTCTTAAAAAGTATCATCCTGTTTGGTTAAATACCCACTTTAATACAAGTATTGAAATTACCGAGGAATCCAAAAAAGCATGTGAAATGTTGGCAGATGCGGGTGTTCCAGTCGGAAATCAAGCAGTTATTCTTGCGGGTATTAATGATAGCGTCCCAATCATGAAGAAGCTGATGCACGATCTCGTGAAAATAAGAGTAAGGCCTTACTATATTTATCAATGTGACTTATCAGAAGGAATCGGCCATTTCCGTGCTCCAGTTTCCAAGGGATTGGAAATTATTGAAGGATTGCGAGGACATACGTCAGGTTATGCCGTGCCTACCTTTGTCGTAGATGCACCTGGTGGTGGTGGGAAGATCGCTCTACAGCCGAATTACATGATTTCCCAAAGTGCAGATAAAGTTATTTTACGAAACTTTGAGGGAGTTATTACCTCTTATCCAGAGCCTGAAAATTATACGCCAGGCACAGCCGATACGTATTTTAATCAGGTTTATGAAATGAAGAAAAAACCGGCTATTGGGATCCATTCCTTGATGACGGATGAACGATTTAATCTTGTTCCAGAGGGGATACAGCGGTTTGATCGAAGGTCGAAGTATGAACAAGATGCGGCGCACAGCTCATTAAAAGATAAACGTGATAAGCGAGACTTAATGAAGGAAAAGAAGTTTAATGCAGAGCAGCAGAAATACAAAGGCAGTGAGGAAGGAGAAGAAAGCGTATGA
- a CDS encoding reverse transcriptase-like protein produces MIEVYVDGASAGNPGPSGAGVFIKAEGSVIRSALPLGTLSNHEAEFEALIHALSICKENQYRTLSIRTDSQLVSSAVDGRYVKNKVYLPYLTRCLELVDQFDLCFIKWIPSSKNKMADELARKAIQQNEQKEQ; encoded by the coding sequence ATGATTGAAGTATATGTAGACGGAGCAAGCGCAGGCAATCCAGGTCCTTCCGGTGCCGGTGTTTTTATTAAAGCTGAAGGGAGCGTCATTCGATCCGCTCTTCCGCTTGGCACGCTCTCAAACCATGAAGCAGAATTTGAAGCATTAATTCACGCGCTCTCAATCTGCAAAGAGAACCAGTACCGTACACTATCCATTCGAACAGACTCACAGCTCGTCAGCAGCGCCGTAGATGGAAGGTACGTAAAAAATAAAGTGTATCTGCCATATTTAACTCGATGCCTTGAATTAGTGGATCAGTTTGACCTCTGTTTTATTAAGTGGATTCCTAGTTCGAAAAATAAAATGGCAGACGAACTCGCTCGAAAAGCAATTCAACAAAATGAACAGAAAGAACAATAG